A single window of Salvia splendens isolate huo1 chromosome 6, SspV2, whole genome shotgun sequence DNA harbors:
- the LOC121809098 gene encoding protein FAR1-RELATED SEQUENCE 5-like encodes MESDTHSTSHVDNQSYSDDAVGNTDVNKPECPIELKPFVGRSFPTLDNAIEFYENYGRSVGFDTRKNSSKKVDNITIWFYMVCNREGEQKFSDQQPKRRRKSKKCGCNACVAFKFDSDRGYVIQHLNEEHNHPMVDIQHQKFMRLNRQLELVHQKFISDCVDANIGPSLTFKLLTELMGGYESVRCTVLDIRNYTRDIRRYAEGYDAQMIIGEMKNKKENCDAFMYEYEVDSRSRLMHLFWCDPIAKMNFMQFGDIISFDTTYSTNR; translated from the exons ATGGAATCTGACACACATTCTACTTCGCACGTAGATAATCAATCATATTCCGATGACGCTGTTGGGAATACAG ATGTAAATAAACCAGAATGCCCTATAGAACTTAAACCATTTGTTGGTCGTAGCTTCCCCACATTGGACAACGCAATTGAATTTTACGAGAACTATGGTCGAAGTGTTGGATTTGATACAAGGAAGAACAGTTCAAAAAAGGTTGATAATATCACCATATGGTTTTACATGGTGTGTAACAGAGAAGGTGAACAGAAATTTAGCGATCAACAACCCAAACGACGACGTAAATCGAAAAAATGTGGATGTAATGCTTGTGTTGCATTCAAATTCGATTCTGACCGTGGTTACGTCATTCAACATTTGAACGAAGAACACAACCACCCCATGGTTGATATACAACACCAGAAGTTCATGAGATTAAATCGTCAACTTGAACTAGTTCACCAAAAATTTATTTCGGATTGTGTTGATGCTAATATCGGTCCATCTCTCACTTTCAAGCTATTGACTGAATTGATGGGCGGATATGAGTCTGTTAGGTGTACTGTGTTGGACATTCGTAACTACACACGGGACATCAGAAGATACGCTGAAGGATATGACGCCCAAATGATAATAGGCGAGATGAAGAATAAGAAGGAAAATTGTGACGCCTTCATGTACGAGTATGAAGTTGATTCTCGTAGTCGACTGATGCATTTATTCTGGTGTGATCCTATTGCTAAGATGAATTTCATGCAATTTGGTGACATTATCTCGTTTGACACTACGTACTCAACTAATAGGTAA
- the LOC121808233 gene encoding tubulin-folding cofactor B-like gives MDKLQVQGDESVLLRVTHSNIKSFASDVRFSLQMTVEAVKDKLWKKCGTSVESMCLELYDDAGAKVSDLADNTRPLGFYSPQDGFRLHVVDLDPSSVTSGGWLEDTSLVEKYKISDEAYNKLDGTYKKFKERMGVQHSNLESKISDNYMEDLCANIKVGDRCQVEVGEKRGNVKFVGQAETLAPGFWVGIQYDEPLGKHDGMVKGKRYFECPPLCGGMVRPDKVKVGDFPEQDPFEEDEI, from the exons ATGGATAAGTTACAAGTTCAAGGAGATGAGTCGGTTCTTTTACGCGTCACTCACTCCAACATCAAGAGTTTTGCTTCTGATGTTCGATTCTCTTTACAG ATGACTGTAGAAGCTGTAAAAGATAAACTATGGAAAAAGTGTGGCACTTCTGTTGAGTCAATGTGCCTCGAGCTTTATGATGATGCAGGTGCTAAAGTTTCAGATCTAGCTGATAACACGAGACCCCTTGGTTTCTATTCTCCACAAGACGG TTTCCGGCTTCATGTCGTTGATCTTGATCCTTCATCAGTTACGTCTGGTGGTTGGCTGGAAGATACTTCCCTTGTAGAGAAATACAAAATTTCTGATGAAGCATATAACAAACTTGATG GCACTTACAAAAAGTTCAAGGAAAGAATGGGAGTTCAACATTCAAATCTGGAGTCTAAA ATTTCAGACAACTACATGGAGGACCTATGTGCAAACATAAAG GTGGGAGATAGATGCCAAGTTGAAGTAGGGGAGAAACGAGGCAATGTCAAATTTGTGGGTCAGGCAGAAACACTTGCACCTGGTTTTTGGGTTGGGATCCAGTATGATGAACCTCTGGGGAAACATGATGGCAT GGTGAAAGGAAAGCGTTATTTTGAATGCCCTCCTCTTTGTGGTGGAATGGTCAGACCAGATAAAGTAAAG GTTGGGGACTTCCCGGAACAAGATCCTTTcgaagaagatgaaatctaa